The genomic region TTCCACGTGTTCACCAAGGTCGTGTAATTCTGTTTCATACCCTTCAACTGGTATTGTGTATGAGCTGTGGGATGCGAATGATGTACCGATACAAATCAGTAATATTGTTAATACCtgaaacaagaaaaataggATATAAATTATTCGATTAATTCGTTACGTTAACTATAAAACTAATTGATTAACTAAAATTCTTTATAAGAGCTTTTTATAGAAGGGATTCAGAATTGGTCTGGTAGTTATATAATTGATTCTTTTTTTCCGTAGAGTAATAGTTAgttgtttacataatatagcttttattcttttaatgtTACTTAACTTTAAAAGGAAGCAATATTTATGTAACCTGTATATCAAATAACATCCGATAAAAAATGTGCTCATTATAGAGCGACAAGCAGTAATTcagtaaaacaaaacaaaaagtaCTAACCGGTGTTTCCATTGTGCTGCGAGTGAGCGGACGACCGAGGCACAGTTGGAACTATCTACTTTATATGAAGAGAGAGGCTTTTATACGCAGCATTCTATCTGGTCAACTAAGAGGCTGCTTTTGCCGAACGAACTGTTACTTTCTTCAGACTCGTATTTATTCCCGCCACTCGGTGTACGGCACCAGTACATTCACTGCAGTCATTGTTAATGTTTATTAGTTCAAGCAAAATGCATCAGGTGTTATTCATGAAATACCTTAATCATTACCTTACTTCCTCGCGCAAATGTACCTTCTATAAATcggattgaaataataataagttatttttcttttttgattATGAGAACTTTCGAACTTACTTCCtaatgtagaaaaaaaaattaatttttttaaataatattgagcATGTTAGGTAACCAGGTCatgtaatataatgtaataattcaCCAAATTTTGTAATGCGGTAGTGTCGCAACGCCGAGGACCAAAAAGCCTGTTTTTCCATTCACGAAATTTCCttcactaaaataaaaattaaatcaagagtgattataattattatttgtaagtagaTATATCAAGAAAATGATGCTATTTACAACTTAAGTAGATATatctcatattttatttttacagaaatacaaGCTCACCTGGCAAACATCGTTCTGCCTCACTAGTTATTTCATGACAATCGGTTCAGCCATTTCGGTGGAGACTAGAGTATGagaaacattgtgacacgataattttatttacatagagataataaaaaaaaactattaggATAAAGCTCTACTATGTGTTGTTATCTACATTGATGGGTCTCTGATCTCTCTGTCTGTCCCTTTTGgtaaatacaatttcattcaaatttgaacaataaaaaaatgcgactacaaaaaaaaaaaaaaaaaaaatactataggtacctacctcaCATGATATTATAGTCTTCTATCCGAATTAGGGTTGTCCTTCACCCATCTGATATTCCAGATGAGACCTAGTTTTTTATCAAatgtcttttaaaaataaatattcctatgtgcaaaataacaaatgaatTACTGGGAAGATATCAGAATTTTATATCTGCTTTGATaagtttttaatgaattaaggGGCGATTCCTTGTTTGAAACATCCATCTTATGATGACAATGCTTAGTGTAAACAGCATAAATTCAGGCATTAGAACACAATTGAGATGTTTTATATAACTGttcgaaaaataatatatgtacctacctaaccaCAAAATGAGAAATTGCTCCTAagtcaaataaagaaatatttcgaattatggaataatttattaaacataataataataggtagTACACAATATAGacataatacaaaacaaaactttattaaaCTTTCATTCTATCTGACAGCACTCGCACAATGGATCCAGAACCCCCAATGTTAAATGCCTTTTCATGCCACAAGAGTAGATGTCCACTCGATCCTTCAGATGGGTATTCAAATCCcctgtaaatatatttcatcaaTATGTCAATGTCATCCAAGGAAAGACTTCCAACAACTTCTTCAATTTGAGCAGACTTGATTGCTAGCAGAACTTTCAATGTCAATGCTAATGCATTGTCCTGTAAAAAAAGAAGGTATTAAGATTTGttatgcattatttttcaaaatatgttaGAAAATATGAAAGAGAAGCCAGAAATTGATAAGATATATCAAAAACgagtaattgaaataaaaagaaaaaaattgcgttaatttatgtaaatgtgAGTAAAAAGGCAAATACTttgtaatatacctacttttacTTGTTGATCTGATGTTCCAATTGGAGCATGGTTTAACACATGCTTGAGTGCATCAACATATTTAGCTGTATTTATGTGTAAAGAAAATAGGTGTAACAGtttgcttatttttataatataacaatgtgTATAAATTGGTAATTTttgttaagaaaatatagCAGTATGGTCATAAAATTGTGACAGTCTTTTCTCAGAAACAGTGGCATAGCATACTTTACAGAGCCCTCTTATATTATTTGGTGTGGAGCccttaagtttaaaaaaaacatctaaaatattcaaatattaacaGTTATAAATACAGGCATGTTTAAGAAACAGTTAcctatatgaaaaaaattaaagaactTTTAGTAATTTAATGCCAGATCACTGTCAATGCACAAGAACAAGCTCAGGATGCAGATTCATTCAACATCATCTTATTGCTAGTTGTCAGATAATTGtactagttcaggatacatcgcccatttttgcaagtgactactatcaagctaattttccgtttgtagctttattttgatgagacgcccaataatttcgtgtacgaaagtctcgattgtggtagctaacagagataacaaggataaaaatttttgatttgatggttctcaaatatttattactaactgaatgaatttttttttgttcaatctcaagattacctaaattattcgaaaaaatatttgtcctacaaaatctatggtttgttcaaagagtccccctttccaaagtgtatcgataacgaggtcatcataaatgattacgaacaagctgatttttttgttttaacttagttaatgtttatataattcaacagacatattgtcctacaaattgcgtaataaatatttgagaaccatcaaatcaaaaaattttatccttgttatccaatgacctattatactagtagacgcggcatacgccaacatcattgcactaaaaaacagcgtaattaatacatacctacttactaacgcattatcaccaatacagttattctctctttcactctcacgcacgagacataatacatgtctcactcatgtacttcgtaataacaactgccgattaaaatacaaaaagaacgtccagccacgacgctgaatggtgcgtgactaagtgaaactcgggcacttacctgagttttttcttgccaaaatagagagcgggtaacgtatctagctcttttatatatcatagttgttatctctgttagctaccacaatcgagagtttcgtacacgaaattattcggtgtctcatcaaaataaagctacaaacggaaaatcagcttgatagtagtcacttgcaaaaatgggcgatgtatcctgaactatacaTTCTATTGATCTCAAAAATATTCAACCCTACAGTAaagtcattatttaataagaaattaatatgTCAAAGgcctttttaaaaattgtattatgcTTGCTTAGCTTAGATAAGTGTTATGACTCATAAGGTACCAATGATGGCTATTTCACTtgaatttattactatatattattgatagaaataagtagatattattaaaaggaTATTGATTAAGAAGCGCACAAACTTCTCCTTCATCAGGCCCAGCGGGAACTGAGGGATCAGCTTCATCTTCTCGAAAATTATCTTCATTGTACTGATCAATATCGATTTTACGGAATGCTGAACTTGAGGTATTTTTagccatattttttaaaattgatttattgataatatagtaaaaacaaatttaaactgtttacaattttaaaacaaatttaaactgCTCAATGAATAtttagataaacaaaaatttaaaacttctaAGCTTCACTTCTGACTTTTGATGTTTTTGTCTTTTGATTTGACATAAAGTTTTAGTCTGTTTTACCGACGAATTGACGTTtgacatattttgttaatagcAATATCCTAAGAGGCAATATCAGACTTATTTCCGCACCCACAGGGAGATATATTTAATCTGTGATTTAATGTACAACAAGCTGAATAACAAGGTGCTTGTAGAATtaaaggccctactcacggttcaacacaacccacaatctgctgacacaatttgttgaagtcgcgattgagcgttctctactcacgattcatccaaccctcaatctgctgatacaatttcattccgcgattgcttgccacaacgtgtgcacgtcacgttgatgcctggcctgatgctaaacctcaacgcaataatacgcattattaatggatatactaatttatgaaatataagataattatctttgtaaagcttgtattttttccaattttattgatagatttcaagggctataaagtataaacggctataaaatataaatatcttcctcaaatatgtaaaaatgtctttcccgcgtttatctcaaaaccgccattttgcgattactgcgcagcgcgattgagccgagattggagcaatcacaatactcacgattcaacacgcacacaatctgctgagacaatttgtcgggttgcttccgcgccgatccaatacacaacatgttgggttacgcccccaacgtgccctcaactatactattcacgacacaatctgtcagctcactgcagattgtgtcagcagattgttactgaaattgaatcgtgagtaggctactttagaatcacacacacacagaacagtaagaacatgcAGTTCTACTGTTCTGTGactagaataaaaaataataattatttcgaaAAATGTCATCTGTGGTCAAAAAGGTCAATTGTGTATGTCAGCTGTCATCTGTTTATGTCACAGTCATTGTCATTATAATCGCCCAGACTCTAGCAgctgtaaattttaaagtcgtgatatttacttattaatcTTGTGCTAGTTTTGTTGTGATAATATCACTgactaatattaaaagttttcatatattgtataattttaatataaacataaaacctTTCACTTTGCAGCTGTTCTCTATATAATTTCGTCAGAATGACAATGGGTGATGAATTACCTGTCACTTCCTTGGTTTTACCTGTTCTTATACGCCCCGTACTTACCCAGGTAAATATTATCAATGCTATAATATACTGTAGGATGTATTTTGATAGAAAGAGAAATTAAAGTTTGTGCTTTGTGGCCATATTtacacttttatattattaaggtTAATAGGGTTGAGCAGTTTCCTTATGCGGGTTACTCACATACCTGCAGCGCAGTTGCACCCTTAATTGGCTCCTTAATTTTGATGTGTATAggcaagcaggggcaatttaggtttagttattaaataagcatacaatttaaatttttgttttatttggttGCAAATTCCTATATGTACATACAACTATAtgtcaaaatataattgtttacaataatattgttaaatgcAAGTGGAATCTTTGTTTATTAGCTGGAAAAGTATCATGTGGGAGGATCGCAAACTTTGCGTGCGGCTTTAACTAAAGCTGAGGCTGCGTTACCAGGTCTCAACTATGACTTGGTGGCTGGTATTATGAGAAGAGCGGATATTCCAGTGAATATGAATGAGAGTTTACTTCGTTTACAAGGAACTCTCACTGAAGCTGAATGTATGTTGAAGTATTTTCATTATGATTTGGCAATAATAccaataatacctacctattatttatgttccacatttatacaataatttaaagtaatttttgcCTCTTGAtgtgtatgttattttttttgtagagaatattaaaaattatctgcTATGATAatgtagaatatattttaccaagatgaatgttaaaataataaataacaaaaagtgCAGAACTTGCTTAACATCTGTAGAATTATATCAATTCTCCATATTGTAGTACTAAGGAGGGAAGACTGATGGGCAATTGCTACATCACTGCCAAGTATCATCAGTATTTGTTTAGTGATTTATGCCTGAAAGAGCCACTAACATACATaaatccatcctcacaaacatttataatattagttatgtaACATAATgttgctttaaaattttaggTGCAGATTTAAGACTGAACAGATCAGAAGAAGCATTCcaagagttaaataaaaagtcaGCAGCTCTCAAGAAAATTTTGAGTAGAATTCCTGATGAAATAACAGACCGTAAGACATTCCTGGAAACAATTAAGTAAGTATGgtgctaataaataattaccttaATATCCCAAATTTAATCTATCgatttcttaatatataattattttattattttatagggAAATAGCATCAGCTATTAAGAAACTACTTGATGCGGTGAATGAGGTTTCCACATACACCCCAGGGCCGGGCAAGCAAGCTCTGGAGCAAAGAAAGAGggaatttgttaaatattcaaaacgCTTTTCAAATACTCTGAAGGAGTATTTCAAAGAGGGACAGTGAGTATTTTTggtgatatattatgttaaatcttatacaaaaataaaacaatgaatttttaaacaatgatattgaatatctttttataccttataatttagataataGAAAGATGTTTaaaaaccaataaaatatgGCTATGGTATTTGATAAATCAAGAGAAAAATTACAACttgaaaaatttatatgtaattggGAGGAGCATTATCACATTTTAGTACTAGTTGTGTTTTACATGACACCTTCCTCAAATAATGCAGAAATTtagcataaaaatatactcttGAATGTTATATCATGTCTTTCgccatttttaaccgacttgaGGGCATTCGCAATTTGGcgggtatatttttatttatttattaatgttttaatttttttgtttcagggCCAATGCTGTGTTTGTTAGTGCATTATATTTGATACATCAAACAAatcaaattttgtatacagTAAAAAGCAAATCTGAATAAGAATGTATTTCGTAACCATTGAAactatttgttaaatattattgtatgatGTTGCAAAAGTATTTTGATTaactttctttaaatattatttttatatgttaactgataatctaatatattataaaatttatgataagTGGTTAGAGTGTCTGTCatgattttcatataaatactttaaaagtcattaaaatgttgtttgatGCTAGATCACACTTTAGAATCACAAACTGAATGTTCATTAATAGATGCCCAGGTGCTTcttggaaaaataaattttatcataaaatgtttatattcacAACATAGTATTGTGATGCAAAATGTTATGGCAGACAATAGCAATCCATACTTGTTAGTTTATAGTATATGAGTGTAGTACATAAATgtcattattttacattaaactattattttaaatattttggcgtttttttattcaagtaaAAATTGCTGTAcctaaaacagaaaaaaataattcgttTATTGCCTAGCTAGCAAGTAGCCAGAAAAGATAGATTCTAGGCAATAGCAGCctttatgtatgttttaacCGACTACTTTAGACCTCAATgctttagactcgatttttacccactttaaacggacaaATTTAGCCGATTCCAcctcaaacaataaaaattataatgaccATAAATTGCTTAATTGATcatatatttaacatttgatcaatataataatattttctcttaCCCGAATCTTAAAACCGCGAAAACGGTTGGTAGAACTTTTTAAATCAGATCTCATGCACATAATGCTTGCCATCTTTTAAAAttccttttttaatttctcaGACGAATCAATTTCCGAATGTACTAAAACCAaactttaaagtatttttttttgttacccGGATTCTTAATCCAGAAATAGTTACCTAcagaatattgtttttttgtttcccATCGTACTGTTTGTGCATTTGCATCGTTTTGTGCATATAGATTTCGTGTGTCTGGAACTCATTCGTCTGGATCTGGATTGTAAAAGGTCATACAAACCGTACAAGTGAAGAAATTCGGAGTTGCAATTTTATGGCAAACATAACctctgaattaaaaaaatcgggattatgaaaaaatattcaaacgtTTTTGGGATCTCGAATTTTGATGttcagaatattaaaatttgacaTTTAGATAGGTAATCAAATAATTaggacaataaattaattgaaaacgaTCCTATTTTAAGTGCACAAATGTTCAATGaacttacaaatattttaatcggaTCCAATCGAGGAAATTATATAGCGGTCTTAGGTCCACCGGTGACAAATAATAcctaattcataaaaaatactatgaAATTGAACGGAACAGTTAATAATGAAAACGTTGGTGTGAGAAAAATAGTTTGGATATAAAAAGCAGTTTTTCTAAATCGGGCGTTAATGGATACTTTCGTGACCAGGTTGACTTGGGTCATGAATATTGCGATTCGTCTCGTCGTGCGACACCGGACAATAGCCGGTCACCAGTCGTGCCTGTTGAACTCTACGCATCTCGGTTATTTTAAAGCGTGACACTTGACACAGCCTCTCGAGGTCTCCAACCTCAAGAATTCGGGCGTTCCAggaaattaatttgtattatttaggAAAAGGAAAACTGAGTTTATCccttaaaatatgaaaatatatctaGTAATAAAgctatatacctactttataaattggtattgaaaaaaaaatgaagctTTGTTAATCTAgtcaaaagtaattttgatAGCAACATATGAATCTAAGTATGTTAATACGTTGTACTTAAACCACGACGCCATTTATACCTACCCACTTACTCCAGTTATCTTAAATCTACAATCGATACAttactaggtaggtaagtacctacaacAAGTATTGCACGTTTAGTTTGACAGCGACCTTATAATACAACAACAATAGGTCACTTTCTTTCCGGATCAAATACGACGGTTCATCTCATGGCACCGAATCCTAACAATGAGTCAATCATGCggatcattttaaatattcatagcTTTAAAGCGGAGGCGTAATCGATTTTAACTTCGGCGCGTTAGTTCTGCTTTTGCTCTACATTTATAAGATGAAAGTCTATGATATGTTCACCTTTTGTCACGTTACTCCCTATGACCCTATATTTGTTAGCTTTTCATCCATCACTATTGATATGTAAATCAGATTTTCACAAGCTATGATGATGATCGAATACGTCATTATCAAGCACACTTTCAAGTGTAAATTTGCCTTGTTTTTATGttaaggataaaatatttatagcaatatttctaggtacctataatcaTTTGCTTTGTTATTCTCTTCATTGAGGATAATAAACTGAAAGATATAGACTAGCTGTTACCGCGGCGTCGCCCACCTGGATCTGagcagatattattttatattttcagcaATGTTggtgatatatttttgtaaaaaagaaacaatattatttagttactgTTTTTTGTTAACTGAGTTAATCTAATGTTAGTATGCAAAGTGCAAAATCATTCATAAACTATAATTTCACTTAAAATCACctcatttataattatcacaGATCAAGTGATACCCTGTATGCCGAAATACTTTTCATCCCCAATTTCGTCTATGCGACAAGCCCTTTAAAACGAATTCTGTATAACGTACCGAACGAATaaggttaaaattatttctcaaGAATTTGGATATAATccataccaatattataaatgcgaaagtaactctgactgtctgttactcaatcacgccttatctactgaaccaatttgtatgaaatttggtatagagatattttgatacccgagaaaggacataggctactttttaccccggaacataggctaggttttatcccggaaatcacacgggaacgggaactatgcgggtttttctttaactgcgcgggcgatgccgcgggtggaaagctagtattatttatctatattatgtcAGCGTACGTCAGTGGAGCTGACGGACGAATTAAAGCATGGTaacttatgtttaaaatttaaaatattagatattttgaGAATAATTTTCTTAACACTAACTAGGGAAacgaaaattaaaacttttattatctactataATCAAGTTTAAAGTAACAGCATTATTTCAAGGGCatactgtaatattatataactttttcaacgtaccaaaaaaatattgtttttaataattttaaatacaatatttttttggtacacatacatttaattaagtaGATATTCCTAATAAATAGtgttattatttgatgttaCATGTAGGTAAtagttagtttaaaaaaattaaaacctaTGAAAGTTAGAATCTACTCGAATTTATAAGTTTTCTGTAGAAACTGAGGCCCAGAAGTAGAATCAAGTAGGTAGGTTCTGTAGAGGTTAATAGAAATTGTAGGACCTATTGATGGatatagaattattttatggAACTTTCGCCCATAATTTCTCTTAGTAGATTTTAATTAAGCATCTCaccctttatttaaaaatatatttaacttatcGTTTTAATTCTGTAATTTCATACTTGGTGATTTTTCTTCTAATAAACAAGCAGAACGAGGCGGAGGATTGTTGGTACTACATTggaaacttttaaaattctcTAAACTAGTCAAAAAAAATCTAGAAACATTATTGTATGTTTGTGTTCAAAATTGATGTGTGCCCATTATAAATTAGCATAGCAGACTACTGAAAAAGCTAGTTGACAATGCAACACATTCGGAATTGATTGCGGAGGAGCATCCCATAATTGTTGCACATCAATCTCCGTTCCTGGTTGCAAAAACAAGCATTTGTTATTGAAGATATTATCATTCGAATTCGATAACCGAAATGTAAACGTAATTTATACCAACTATTCAAATTGTAACATTATACAGAACGAAGTGCATGAAAGTTCAACGTTGAATTTCGCTTAATTCAGAATGAACGAGAATTGTAAGCAACTATATTCTATTTCTAAAACTCAATAGAAAGTATACATTTTTCTTTAGTTTCATCATGATTTTGTATTACCTatactgaaatatttaatttgtgtagaagataattatttattttaataattgcaaaatAGGTGTAAGTATGTACTTGAAAGACTTGTTATTTATTCGGAATATCAAATATGAATATTCAACACCATCGATTgatcacataaaaataaacatttttttacaaacgTTTGCAtgatacaaacaaataatttggCCCTCGTAGTTGATCCTATTGATTGCTTTAGCGTCCCTTTATACAAAATCTTGGTGTACCGTCAACCTAGTTCCTTATGTCTAGATTTCCTGAAACAGACAGATTTCAAGAAAAATATTGATGTAGTCAAGTTGGCTGTATCATATATTTCCCTAAACGATTTCAGAATTGATAAATTTCCATGTTTCAGCAGACAGATGTGTCGATGAAAAGTTTGACGGTATAGCAACCCGTGTCTAATGCGAtgcgtaataaaatatttatggagCATCTGCTGGCGTCGGGGCAGTGGAGGTGAGGTGCGGAGCTCGGACGCATATGCAATGGCGTCTCCAGGCGACGATCCACAGGCAAATCTATGCTAATTCATCACACGCTGAATAATGTGCTGTTTTGACGGGTCAAGTGTCTGTTTCTTGTATCACAATACATTATCTAGGGAGTCGATAGCATTTTTAAAGTTGTAAAGGTGAATTTAAACGAGACACATTTTAAGTACTTATAGATTCTTTATTTTACGGATGTGTACATAAATATGAAAGAATGTGTAACATATGACAGCATAGTAGCGCGTTTAACGTAGGCAGCATCCATTAAATGAATGCAAATATGTCGCTTGTGCAGATTTGCGGAAGAGTTCCCACAGCGACCCGGAGGGTCACTCGTGGGACAACACTGCAACTGTATTGTCGGCGGTTGCGCCAGGCGCCGGCACTGCCGCACCCGGCATCTGCTCCCTGTCGTGGGAGTGTGCAGGGAAACTGATCGCACATCACCAACAATAACACACAAATCAACGAGCCGCCCGTGGCAGGTCGCCCGGACGCACCCCTCTGGAAGCTGTGGGAACCGAACACTCgattaataatatcatgtaCTTAATCCCTGTTTCAAAACAAGCATAGTCTAACATGGAGACCCATTGCACAATGAATTTTGACCGGaactaaataatgttatttgttACCAGTATTGCTaacaaatattacaatatattttatcggtATAGATTCTCACGTCCCACACTATGTAATCAATCTTTTGAGAACGTAAACTATAAACATATCATACTGTTTTTAtcgaatttaaattaaagtatgtttgaatattattatattttatatatctctataaaatttaattatattagtgTGCGATACAGTCTACACTCTACATTCTTATAGCTACGGGCTACGAGTCAGCTCTATACCTAatatcacagactaataataatatactacgtacacggtacattaataataatatgtaatatatctGTGAGTATTTTTTTTGGTGGTATACCTATTTGGGTCTCATCGTTAGCAGATAATTCTGtaggtattaataatatagctagttatatataataGAAGCTAATGCCtattaatatcatattttgtttatggtatatttttttttaaactaattgTAGTTgtgtatttaattcattagtaTAATTGCGTCATATCATCTCATATGAATATTCATTAGTCATGAATGAGGGGTTGGTACGAAATTACTATCGAACTATCATCATACATCACCTGACGCGTATGGTCAACATTGCGTGACCATATCCAATGTAATTGTGGCTGTCTGAGCTCATCAACAAATTGTCGaaaaatgtttcatttatgTTAGGTAtgcttgtaatttttatgtagtTTGAGTTATtgattctattttatttatttacctacttaacaatatttttattacgaaaCGATTATATTGATATATCTGCTAATTACTATACCAGAAAAGTATTACagaatataaatgaatatttgt from Colias croceus chromosome 3, ilColCroc2.1 harbors:
- the LOC123705784 gene encoding actin-related protein 2/3 complex subunit 5-B, which produces MAKNTSSSAFRKIDIDQYNEDNFREDEADPSVPAGPDEGEVCALLNQAKYVDALKHVLNHAPIGTSDQQVKDNALALTLKVLLAIKSAQIEEVVGSLSLDDIDILMKYIYRGFEYPSEGSSGHLLLWHEKAFNIGGSGSIVRVLSDRMKV
- the LOC123706389 gene encoding programmed cell death protein 10 gives rise to the protein MTMGDELPVTSLVLPVLIRPVLTQLEKYHVGGSQTLRAALTKAEAALPGLNYDLVAGIMRRADIPVNMNESLLRLQGTLTEAECADLRLNRSEEAFQELNKKSAALKKILSRIPDEITDRKTFLETIKEIASAIKKLLDAVNEVSTYTPGPGKQALEQRKREFVKYSKRFSNTLKEYFKEGQANAVFVSALYLIHQTNQILYTVKSKSE